In one window of Lacticaseibacillus casei DSM 20011 = JCM 1134 = ATCC 393 DNA:
- a CDS encoding GHKL domain-containing protein translates to MVSLPSHIYFFINWPIFFFGVGFLSYIFFGLIRPLHVASWSIIGTSLSLFLSTYGEIGFCLIYAWYISRTNASSDKFWVFIFMEVNLIIITIQTCIIRIFAAAGTKQLTLISVGTTLILTSTLAAIVISLLVKKRSQLDQLRTLIKEQNHLQKSIIIYTGATCVSLYCFEAISNLVNIGIMLDLLILGIFTLSVIINLYSLFLILKSFSYYVELTWIKRAEASQRAYYTTLSQQQKTTNKLLHDYKNLLASLQLSLQQSSSTISPDTQAILSRAQASLNQAELSKSSFTAIKSDPLKSLLYLKWAESMNHNIIMNVQTKGIIHPLESGLGFAIIRALGILIDNALEETVRIKHHRFDVTLIALKQGLEVSVMNDVGPDFNLADLEKKDFTTKGDGHGNGLSIINELMQQNKNILIRKSVISQQLKITLFIGDS, encoded by the coding sequence ATGGTTAGTCTGCCGAGTCATATATACTTTTTTATAAATTGGCCAATCTTCTTTTTTGGCGTTGGATTTCTTTCGTATATCTTCTTTGGCCTCATCCGTCCGCTGCACGTTGCTTCATGGTCAATTATTGGAACATCACTCTCTTTGTTCCTGTCGACTTACGGAGAAATTGGTTTTTGTTTAATATACGCTTGGTATATATCCAGAACCAATGCAAGTTCTGACAAGTTTTGGGTCTTTATTTTTATGGAAGTTAACCTTATCATCATCACGATTCAAACCTGTATCATAAGAATTTTTGCCGCGGCAGGTACGAAACAACTGACTTTAATTAGTGTAGGCACCACACTTATTCTCACTTCAACATTAGCAGCGATTGTAATCTCGCTACTAGTAAAAAAGCGAAGTCAACTCGATCAGCTGCGAACGCTCATCAAGGAGCAAAACCATCTCCAGAAATCAATTATTATCTATACAGGTGCGACCTGTGTCTCGCTATATTGTTTTGAGGCGATATCTAATCTAGTCAACATAGGCATCATGTTAGACTTGCTTATTCTTGGTATCTTTACACTGTCAGTCATCATCAACCTATATTCACTTTTCTTGATTTTGAAGTCGTTCAGTTACTATGTTGAACTCACCTGGATCAAGCGTGCCGAGGCTTCTCAACGGGCGTACTACACCACACTGAGCCAACAGCAAAAAACCACGAACAAGCTTCTACACGACTACAAAAATCTGTTAGCCTCGCTTCAACTATCTCTGCAGCAATCCTCTTCAACCATCTCTCCGGATACCCAAGCCATCCTTTCGCGGGCCCAGGCATCGCTAAACCAGGCAGAATTAAGCAAAAGTTCATTCACAGCAATTAAAAGTGATCCTTTAAAGAGCCTGCTTTATTTAAAGTGGGCTGAATCAATGAACCACAATATCATCATGAATGTTCAAACTAAAGGAATCATTCATCCTCTAGAAAGTGGTCTTGGCTTTGCCATTATCAGGGCGCTTGGCATCTTGATCGACAATGCGCTAGAGGAAACTGTCAGAATTAAACATCATCGCTTCGATGTCACGTTAATTGCCTTAAAGCAAGGTCTAGAAGTCAGCGTCATGAACGATGTCGGTCCTGACTTCAATCTGGCAGATCTTGAAAAGAAGGACTTTACGACTAAGGGCGACGGACATGGCAATGGCTTGTCCATCATCAATGAGCTCATGCAACAAAACAAAAATATTCTTATCAGAAAATCGGTTATTAGCCAACAGCTGAAAATCACTTTATTCATAGGAGATTCATGA
- a CDS encoding bacteriocin-like peptide, LSEI_2386 family: protein MNDKKSGQKEAIISDYSLSQVRGGANRVISQPFKGLKNWIGELFRGRH, encoded by the coding sequence ATGAATGACAAAAAGAGTGGTCAGAAAGAGGCAATCATATCGGATTACAGCCTTTCACAAGTACGTGGAGGTGCTAATCGTGTCATAAGCCAACCATTTAAGGGTTTAAAAAACTGGATAGGCGAACTTTTTCGAGGAAGACATTAG